In Nicotiana tabacum cultivar K326 chromosome 17, ASM71507v2, whole genome shotgun sequence, one DNA window encodes the following:
- the LOC107828040 gene encoding uncharacterized protein LOC107828040, whose amino-acid sequence MTTTTTVFLLVISCCFLWLCLPFPLDVEASSAAKVANPQITVMGLVYCDICSNNSFSRHSYFMPGVEVKIDCTFKAMSARTAELVSVSVNRTTNRYGVYRLEIPSVDGIECAAEKAIGNSCRASLIGTSSSSCNVPGSTRTTTDEITIKSKQANMCIYSLTALNFRPSKRNVALCGN is encoded by the exons ATGACTACAACTACTACAGTTTTCCTCTTGGTGATTTCATGCTGCTTCTTGTGGTTGTGTTTACCATTTCCTTTGGATGTTGAGGCTTCATCAGCAGCAAAAGTGGCTAATCCCCAGATCACTGTCATGGGTTTGGTTTACTGTGATATTTGCTCCAATAATTCCTTCTCCAGGCACAGCTACTTCATGCCAG GTGTAGAAGTTAAGATAGACTGCACCTTCAAAGCAATGTCAGCAAGGACAGCAGAGCTGGTATCAGTGTCAGTCAACAGAACTACCAACAGATATGGTGTTTACAGGTTGGAGATACCATCTGTGGATGGAATAGAGTGTGCTGCAGAGAAAGCAATTGGCAATTCCTGCAGAGCTAGCCTTAttggaacttcatcttcttcctgTAATGTACCTGGCTCTACAAGAACCACTACTGATGAAATTACCATCAAATCAAAACAAGCAAATATGTGCATCTATAGTCTCACTGCTCTGAATTTCAGACCTTCTAAGAGAAATGTTGCTCTTTGTGGGAATTAG
- the LOC107795627 gene encoding membrane-anchored ubiquitin-fold protein 4-like, which yields MPEEDLIELKFRLYDGSDIGPFRYSPASTIAMLKERIVAEWPKDKKIAPKAANDVKLICAGKILENSRSVGQCKTPFGELPNGVITMHAVVQPSIAKAKSEKKIDETPKKSICSCSIL from the exons ATGCCGGAGGAGGACTTGATAGAGCTCAAATTTCGGTTGTACGATGGATCAGATATTGGTCCTTTTCGCTACTCACCTGCTTCCACCATAGCTATGCTTAAAGAGAGAATTGTCGCCGAGTGGCCCAAAG ATAAAAAAATTGCACCCAAGGCGGCAAATGATGTAAAACTGATATGTGCTGGCAAAATCTTGGAAAACAGCAGGAGTGTTGGTCAATGCAAGACGCCTTTCGGCGAGCTACCAAATGGTGTAATTACCATGCATGCTGTTGTACAACCATCTATAGCTAAAGCAAAGTCAG AAAAGAAGATTGACGAGACCCCAAAGAAAAGCATATGTTCGTGTTCCATATTGTGA
- the LOC107828041 gene encoding actin-related protein 2: protein MDSRNVVVCDNGTGYVKCGFAGENFPTSVFPCVVGRPMLRYEESLMEQDLKDTIVGDDCLKLRHQLDISYPVNNGIVQNWDDMGHVWDHAFFNELKVDPTECKILLTDPPLNPSKNREKMVETMFEKYNFAGVFIQIQAVLTLYAQGLLTGLVIDSGDGVTHVVPVVDGYSFPHLTKRMNVAGRHITSYLVDLLLRRGYAMNKSADFETVRDIKEKLCYISYDYKREYQLGLETTILVKNYTLPDGRVLKVGTERFQAPEALFTPDLIDVEGDGMADMVFRCIQEMDIDNRMMLYQHIVLSGGSTMYPGLPSRLEKEILDRYLDVVLKGNKDGLKKLRLRIEDPPRRKHMVYLGGAVLAGIMKDAPEFWINRQDYLEEGVACLSKCGQA, encoded by the exons TATGTCAAGTGTGGCTTTGCGGGTGAGAATTTTCCCACATCTGTATTCCCTTGTGTTGTGGGGAGGCCAATGCTAAGATATGAAGAATCTCTTATGGAACAAGACTTGAAG GATACTATTGTGGGAGATGATTGCTTGAAGTTGCGGCATCAGTTGGATATATCATATCCTGTCAACAATGGAATTGTGCAAAACTGGGATGATATGGGGCATGTGTGGGATCATGCATTTTTCAACGAACTGAAG GTAGATCCGACCGAATGCAAAATTCTGCTGACAGATCCACCTCTCAATCCATCGAAAAATCGTGAAAAGATg GTAGAAACTATGTTTGAGAAGTACAACTTTGCTGGGGTCTTCATCCAAATTCAAGCTGTTCTAACACTGTATGCTCAAG GTTTGTTGACTGGGCTAGTCATAGACTCTGGTGATGGAGTTACGCATGTT GTTCCTGTTGTTGATGGATACTCATTCCCTCACCTCACAAAAAGAATGAATGTTGCAGGGCGCCATATAACATCTTATCTGGTTGATTTGCTACTTCGAAGAGG GTATGCAATGAATAAGAGTGCTGATTTTGAGACCGTCAGGGATATTAAAGAAAAGCTGTGCTACATTAG TTACGATTACAAGAGAGAATATCAGTTGGGGCTTGAGACTACTATTCTTGTTAAGAATTATACT CTTCCAGATGGGAGGGTACTTAAAGTTGGCACAGAAAGGTTCCAGGCACCTGAGGCTCTTTTTACTCCA GATCTTATTGATGTTGAAGGTGATGGCATGGCTGACATGGTATTTCGTTGCATCCAGGAGATGGATATTGATAACAGGATGATG CTCTACCAACATATTGTTTTGAGTGGCGGAAGTACTATGTATCCTGGCTTACCTAGTCG CCTTGAGAAAGAAATTTTGGACCGCTATCTTGATGTTGTTTTGAAGGGGAACAAAGATGGTTTGAAG AAATTGCGTTTACGAATAGAAGATCCACCAAGAAGAAAGCATATGGTGTATCTTGGAGGTGCGGTTCTGGCAGGAATTATGAAG GATGCCCCTGAGTTTTGGATCAATAGACAAGATTATTTAGAAGAGGGAGTTGCTTGCTTAAGCAAGTGTGGCCAGGCGTGA
- the LOC107795633 gene encoding GRAS family protein RAM1-like — MSTVMNNSLSARMGSLKNDIKSEVGSLKSEIGSFKSENSYSKLPLDESSLASSESKKVTPVTSDFELNCGSLGPTSLSFPTLKFEVDDDVEIQSPDNSIWESFFADQLEGDFMISSPVRNLPSPQPASSFSTTTHSNNNYAHHQGIHGQSMMMCSPPRSPLGPNYHSSNKGKGLSPLQKVFNSPNNQFMQIESFNLPALESFLDDDYDKEEDLASSYSTLKVSGSGVAGSSSESFDVLSVVPDLLECLGALPNSSSNAPGSFMGSLLGDTSAVPDDEIFQTGSIAPLSQQLQQERQHEKQQKQRPITHAQPPTAQQQHTQIINHNLVVAAPDQEQDSGLQLVHLLLACAEAVSKEDYMLARRYLHHLNRVVTPIGDSMQRVASCFTEALTARLTATLATKPNTSSAPKPFNPFPPNSLEILKIYQILYQACPYVKFAHFTANQAIFEAFEAEERVHVIDLDILQGYQWPAFMQALAARPGGAPFLRITGVGPSPEAVKETGRCLTELAHSLHVPFEFHPVGEQLEDLKPHMFNRRIGEALAVNSVNRLHRVPVNCIGNLLAMIRDQAPNIVTIVEQEASHNGPYFLGRFLEALHYYSAIFDSLDATFPADSSQRAKLEQYIFAPEIMNIVSCEGAERVVRRERLEKWRRLMEGKGFKGVALSANAVTQSKILLGLYSCDGYKLTEDNGCLLLGWQDRAILAASAWRC; from the exons ATGAGTACTGTTATGAACAATTCTTTGTCTGCGAGGATGGGAAGTTTAAAGAATGACATAAAAAGCGAGGTTGGCAGCTTAAAGAGTGAAATAGGAAGTTTCAAGAGTGAGAATTCATACAGCAAGCTGCCGCTAGATGAGTCTTCTCTTGCTTCTTCTGAATCAAAGAAAGTGACTCCTGTCacctccgattttgaactcaatTGTGGCAGCTTAGGACCTACCAGTCTCAGTTTCCCTACGTTGAAATTCGAAGTGGACGATGATGTTGAAATCCAATCACCTGACAATTCCATTTGGGAATCATTCTTTGCGGATCAGCTGGAGGGAGATTTCATGATCTCTTCCCCCGTCAGGAACCTTCCCTCGCCTCAGCCTGCTTCCAGTTTCAGTACTactactcatagtaacaataatTACGCGCATCATCAGGGGATTCATGGGCAGAGCATGATGATGTGCTCACCTCCTCGCTCTCCTTTGGGACCTAATTACCACTCGAGTAATAAAGGCAAGGGACTGAGCCCACTCCAAAAGGTATTCAACTCTCCCAATAACCAGTTCATGCAAATTGAGAGCTTTAACCTGCCAGCTCTTGAGAGTTTCTTGGATGATGATTATGACaaggaggaggatttggcatcCTCGTATTCGACCCTCAAAGTTTCAGGTAGTGGTGTTGCTGGATCTTCTTCCGAGTCGTTTGATGTGCTGTCGGTAGTGCCCGATCTGTTGGAGTGCCTGGGCGCTTTGCCAAATTCATCATCTAATGCACCAGGTAGCTTTATGGGATCCTTACTCGGCGATACAAGTGCCGTCCCAGACGATGAGATTTTCCAGACGGGGTCTATCGCTCCTTTGTCCCAACAGCTACAACAAGAACGGCAGCATgaaaagcaacaaaaacaaaGACCAATAACACATGCACAACCACCAACGGCACAACAACAACATACGCAAATTATCAATCACAACTTGGTCGTTGCTGCACCTGATCAG GAACAGGACAGTGGCTTACAACTGGTGCACCTTCTCCTTGCCTGTGCAGAAGCAGTCTCAAAAGAGGACTACATGTTGGCCAGAAGATACCTCCACCACCTGAATCGAGTTGTCACCCCTATCGGCGACTCCATGCAACGTGTCGCTTCCTGCTTCACCGAAGCTCTTACTGCGAGGCTGACCGCAACCCTAGCCACTAAACCCAACACTTCTTCTGCCCCAAAACCATTCAACCCTTTCCCTCCTAATTCCCTAGAAATCCTCAAAATCTATCAGATTCTTTACCAAGCTTGCCCTTACGTTAAGTTTGCTCATTTCACAGCTAATCAAGCCATATTTGAAGCATTCGAAGCCGAAGAGCGGGTCCATGTCATCGATTTAGACATCCTTCAAGGTTATCAGTGGCCCGCTTTTATGCAAGCGTTAGCAGCGCGACCCGGTGGAGCTCCGTTTCTTCGTATAACAGGAGTCGGGCCGTCTCCTGAAGCCGTCAAGGAAACGGGCCGATGTTTAACAGAACTGGCTCACTCCCTTCATGTTCCGTTCGAATTTCACCCTGTAGGGGAGCAACTTGAAGATTTGAAACCGCACATGTTTAACAGAAGGATTGGTGAGGCTCTGGCTGTTAATTCGGTGAACCGACTCCATAGAGTCCCAGTAAATTGTATTGGGAATTTGTTAGCCATGATTAGAGACCAGGCTCCGAATATTGTAACCATTGTGGAGCAAGAAGCGAGCCATAACGGGCCCTACTTTTTGGGCCGTTTCTTAGAAGCGTTGCACTACTATTCAGCGATATTTGATTCTCTGGACGCGACATTTCCGGCGGATTCTTCGCAGAGGGCAAAACTGGAACAGTATATATTTGCGCCGGAGATAATGAACATAGTGTCGTGTGAGGGAGCAGAGAGAGTGGTGCGGCGCGAGAGGTTAGAAAAATGGAGGAGGTTAATGGAAGGGAAGGGGTTTAAAGGAGTAGCACTGAGTGCAAATGCAGTGACGCAGTCCAAAATATTACTGGGACTTTACTCGTGTGATGGTTATAAATTGACAGAGGATAATGGTTGTTTGCTATTGGGATGGCAAGATAGGGCCATTTTAGCTGCGTCTGCTTGGCGATGCTGA
- the LOC107795634 gene encoding glutaredoxin-C5-like: protein MGGGDPLEEIQRMASRNAVVIFSNNTCCMCHAIKKLFCGMGVNPTVYELDENPSWEQALMSLLGSSSSLPVVFIGGKLVGAMDSVMAAHINGTLVPLLKEAGALWL, encoded by the coding sequence ATGGGTGGTGGTGACCCATTGGAAGAAATACAGAGAATGGCATCAAGGAATGCAGTGGTGATATTCAGCAATAATACTTGTTGCATGTGTCACGCAATCAAGAAGCTTTTCTGTGGAATGGGTGTCAACCCCACAGTTTATGAATTAGATGAGAACCCCAGTTGGGAGCAGGCTttaatgagtcttttgggcagctCCTCTTCTTTGCCTGTTGTTTTCATAGGTGGGAAGTTAGTTGGAGCTATGGACAGTGTAATGGCAGCTCACATTAATGGCACATTAGTTCCTCTTTTGAAAGAGGCTGGTGCTCTCTGGCTTTGA